A single Fusobacterium hominis DNA region contains:
- a CDS encoding ABC transporter substrate-binding protein — protein MRKKFIFVMFLFCFTISLFAKNIKVLTPSGLPALSLVKMVNENKQIAGNNIEYKIEKNSDALVVDMLKREGDIAIVPSNFAAQLYNKNLDYVILGTVGWGSFYIVSDKKITSLKELKNKQIYTFGRGLTPDIVLRNILLNNGINLENDIKINYVTSGNELPPLFIGGKANIINIPEPMLSTLIYKDKKAYVNFNLNDIWKNLYKTKYGYPQSTLVVKKEILDKNPQFIKSFLENLESSIKFLYGNSDNKNDYINRLNIMINMNVIDNILLKANIDFIRIDNCKQEYENYFKVLNQFNSKVLGGNIPDEKIFATFN, from the coding sequence ATGAGAAAAAAATTTATTTTTGTTATGTTTTTATTTTGTTTTACAATTAGTTTATTTGCTAAAAATATTAAGGTATTAACTCCATCTGGATTACCAGCTTTGAGCTTGGTAAAAATGGTCAATGAAAATAAACAAATTGCTGGTAATAACATTGAATATAAAATAGAAAAAAACTCAGATGCTTTAGTTGTGGATATGCTAAAAAGAGAAGGGGATATTGCTATAGTTCCGTCAAATTTTGCAGCGCAATTATATAATAAGAACTTAGATTATGTAATATTAGGAACCGTTGGTTGGGGTTCTTTTTACATAGTTAGTGATAAAAAAATAACAAGTCTAAAAGAATTAAAAAATAAACAAATATATACTTTTGGACGTGGATTAACACCGGATATTGTTTTGAGAAACATTTTATTAAATAACGGTATAAATTTAGAGAACGATATAAAAATTAATTATGTAACTAGTGGAAATGAATTGCCACCTCTTTTTATTGGAGGAAAAGCAAATATTATAAATATTCCTGAGCCTATGCTGAGTACACTTATATATAAAGATAAAAAGGCATACGTTAATTTTAATTTAAATGATATTTGGAAAAATTTGTATAAAACAAAATATGGTTATCCTCAATCTACACTTGTTGTAAAAAAAGAGATATTAGATAAAAACCCTCAATTTATCAAAAGTTTTTTAGAAAATTTAGAAAGTAGTATCAAATTTCTTTATGGAAATTCAGATAATAAAAATGACTATATAAATAGATTAAATATAATGATTAATATGAATGTAATTGATAATATTTTATTAAAGGCAAATATAGATTTTATAAGAATAGATAACTGTAAGCAAGAATATGAAAATTATTTTAAAGTATTAAATCAATTTAATAGTAAAGTACTTGGAGGTAATATTCCAGATGAAAAGATATTTGCAACTTTTAACTAA